In one Massilia endophytica genomic region, the following are encoded:
- the pheS gene encoding phenylalanine--tRNA ligase subunit alpha has protein sequence MNSLEQLVVSAQADFAAAADAAALENAKAKYLGKTGQVTELMKGLGKLDPEEKKAQGALINAAKQQIEAALTARRDALAEAQLQLRLNAEEIDVTLPGRGRATGGIHPVMRTWERVEAIFRSIGFDVAGGPEIETDWTNFTALNSPENHPARSMQDTFYIEGNDSTGKPLLLRTHTSPMQVRYARSHQPPIKVIAPGRTYRVDSDATHSPMFHQVEGLWIAENISFADLKGVYLNFVKAFFETDDLQVRFRPSYFPFTEPSAEIDIAFGSGPLKGRWLEVSGSGQVHPNVVRNFGLDPEKYIGFAFGSGLERLTMLRYGVNDLRLFYEGDLRFLKQFN, from the coding sequence ATGAACTCCCTCGAACAACTCGTTGTCTCCGCGCAGGCTGATTTCGCCGCCGCCGCAGACGCTGCCGCCCTGGAAAACGCCAAAGCCAAATACCTGGGCAAGACCGGCCAGGTTACGGAACTGATGAAGGGCCTGGGCAAGCTGGACCCGGAAGAGAAGAAGGCGCAGGGCGCCCTGATCAACGCCGCCAAGCAGCAGATCGAAGCCGCGCTCACCGCGCGCCGTGATGCGCTGGCCGAGGCCCAGCTCCAGCTGCGCCTGAACGCCGAAGAGATCGACGTGACCCTGCCGGGCCGCGGCCGCGCCACCGGCGGCATCCACCCCGTCATGCGCACCTGGGAGCGCGTGGAGGCGATCTTCCGCTCCATCGGCTTCGACGTGGCGGGCGGTCCCGAGATCGAAACCGACTGGACCAATTTCACTGCCCTGAACAGCCCGGAGAACCACCCGGCCCGTTCGATGCAGGACACCTTCTACATCGAAGGCAACGACAGCACAGGCAAGCCCCTGCTGCTGCGCACCCACACCAGCCCGATGCAGGTGCGCTATGCGCGCAGCCACCAGCCGCCCATCAAGGTGATCGCGCCTGGCCGCACCTACCGCGTGGACAGCGACGCCACCCACTCGCCCATGTTCCACCAGGTCGAGGGCCTGTGGATCGCCGAGAACATCAGCTTCGCCGACCTGAAAGGCGTGTACCTGAACTTCGTGAAGGCCTTCTTCGAGACCGACGACCTGCAGGTGCGCTTCCGTCCTTCGTATTTCCCGTTTACCGAACCGTCGGCCGAAATCGACATCGCCTTCGGCAGCGGCCCGCTCAAGGGGCGCTGGCTGGAGGTGTCCGGCTCCGGCCAGGTGCACCCGAACGTGGTGCGCAACTTCGGCCTCGATCCCGAAAAGTACATTGGCTTCGCGTTCGGCTCCGGCCTGGAGCGCCTGACCATGCTGCGCTACGGCGTCAACGACCTGCGCCTGTTCTACGAAGGCGATCTGCGCTTCCTGAAGCAGTTCAACTAA
- the rplT gene encoding 50S ribosomal protein L20 has product MPRVKRGVTARARHKKVLNLAKGYRGRRSKVYRIAKQAVMRAGQYAYRDRRNKKRVFRALWITRINAASREHGMTYSVFMNGLKKAAIELDRKVLADMAVADKPAFAAIVNAVKAKLAA; this is encoded by the coding sequence ATGCCTCGAGTAAAACGTGGGGTTACTGCGCGTGCCCGTCACAAGAAAGTACTGAACCTGGCCAAGGGTTACCGCGGTCGTCGCAGCAAGGTTTACCGTATTGCCAAGCAAGCAGTGATGCGCGCTGGCCAGTACGCCTACCGCGACCGTCGTAACAAGAAGCGCGTCTTCCGCGCACTGTGGATCACCCGTATCAACGCCGCTTCGCGCGAACACGGCATGACCTACAGCGTCTTCATGAATGGCCTGAAGAAAGCCGCTATCGAACTGGACCGTAAAGTCCTGGCCGATATGGCTGTGGCGGACAAGCCTGCGTTTGCAGCGATTGTCAACGCCGTGAAAGCAAAGCTCGCTGCCTAA
- the rpmI gene encoding 50S ribosomal protein L35, whose protein sequence is MPKMKTKSSAKKRFRVRPGGTVKSGMAFKRHILTKKTTKNKRQLRGTRNINASDVQRVYAMMPSA, encoded by the coding sequence ATGCCAAAAATGAAAACCAAGAGCAGCGCGAAGAAGCGTTTCCGCGTTCGCCCAGGTGGCACCGTGAAGTCCGGTATGGCGTTCAAGCGTCACATCCTGACCAAGAAAACCACCAAAAACAAGCGTCAACTGCGTGGCACCCGTAACATCAATGCGTCCGACGTCCAGCGCGTCTACGCGATGATGCCGTCCGCTTAA
- a CDS encoding helix-turn-helix domain-containing protein, translated as MTDLLLLGQDASRTQELARIFQNAGYQVIEMKDAVACCRHLQSELSRAQQYIPIQAPVPEEKTGQTRGVTIFNPAAGKDAPQHRPQLLASILSLARQLNPGWRLSMRYRRLDCPSGAGAQLTTLEFNFIKIFATVEIGEVVSRKQIVQSFGEDYLSYDQNRIDTMVRRLRQKIENSMGMKLPLNTERVRGYSFGDLLIIDP; from the coding sequence ATGACGGATCTACTTTTGTTAGGGCAGGACGCCTCGCGAACCCAGGAATTGGCCCGCATTTTTCAAAATGCCGGCTATCAGGTAATCGAGATGAAAGACGCTGTTGCTTGCTGCAGACATTTGCAGTCGGAATTATCGCGGGCGCAGCAATATATTCCGATTCAGGCCCCTGTTCCTGAAGAGAAAACCGGGCAGACCCGGGGCGTGACCATTTTTAACCCGGCTGCCGGGAAGGATGCGCCGCAGCATCGCCCCCAGCTCCTCGCCAGCATTCTCAGTCTGGCGCGCCAGCTGAACCCCGGCTGGCGCCTCAGCATGCGCTACCGGCGGCTCGACTGCCCTAGCGGGGCGGGCGCCCAGCTTACCACCCTGGAATTCAATTTCATCAAAATCTTCGCCACGGTCGAAATCGGCGAAGTGGTCAGCCGAAAACAAATTGTCCAGTCTTTCGGCGAAGACTACCTCAGTTATGACCAGAACCGGATCGACACAATGGTGCGGCGCCTGCGCCAGAAGATCGAGAACAGTATGGGAATGAAGCTTCCCTTAAATACCGAGCGCGTGCGCGGTTATTCCTTCGGCGATCTTTTAATAATCGATCCCTGA
- a CDS encoding extracellular catalytic domain type 2 short-chain-length polyhydroxyalkanoate depolymerase yields MKETIVLLHLCAALLLQPALAQEKKQPLPALGANLELTSVSGISSGGFMAAQMATAYSARFMGVGVIAAGPYYCAGTYADISLVENATTTCMSPAAPSVAAKGGISLGKAKEFAAAGLIDPVENLASQRVYLFSGANDNTVKTVVVDAVQQYYSLAGVPEDRLRYQKSALAGHAIVTANPRDLPCEASSSPYINNCKFVQSHELLRHIYPDKRAAANTGTLGGDLIRFDQGEFLRGRRTSMDADAYAYVPNACRAGGCAVHVAFHGCRQGASVIGATFYQGTGYNEFADANALIVLYPQAHPSESIPANPRGCWDFWGYSSDDPSKPNFHTRGGAQMSAVMAMIERLGQPAAAQP; encoded by the coding sequence ATGAAAGAAACCATCGTATTGCTGCATTTATGCGCCGCCCTGCTGCTGCAACCGGCGCTGGCGCAGGAGAAAAAACAGCCCCTGCCCGCCCTGGGCGCCAATCTGGAACTGACCTCGGTGTCCGGCATTTCGTCCGGCGGCTTCATGGCGGCCCAGATGGCCACGGCCTACTCGGCCCGCTTCATGGGCGTGGGCGTGATCGCCGCGGGGCCCTACTATTGCGCGGGCACCTATGCCGACATCTCGCTGGTCGAGAACGCCACCACCACCTGCATGTCGCCCGCCGCGCCTTCCGTTGCGGCCAAGGGCGGCATCTCCCTCGGGAAAGCGAAGGAGTTCGCGGCGGCGGGGCTGATCGACCCGGTGGAGAACCTGGCCAGCCAGCGCGTCTACCTGTTCAGCGGGGCCAACGACAATACGGTCAAGACCGTGGTGGTGGACGCCGTCCAGCAGTACTACAGCCTGGCGGGCGTGCCAGAAGACCGGCTGCGCTACCAGAAGAGCGCACTGGCAGGCCATGCCATCGTTACCGCCAATCCGCGCGACCTGCCCTGCGAGGCGAGCAGCTCGCCCTACATCAACAACTGCAAGTTCGTCCAGTCGCACGAGCTGCTGCGCCATATCTACCCGGACAAGCGGGCCGCGGCAAACACCGGCACGCTGGGCGGAGACTTGATCCGGTTCGACCAGGGCGAGTTCCTTCGCGGCAGGCGCACCAGCATGGACGCCGACGCCTATGCCTATGTGCCGAACGCCTGCCGCGCCGGGGGCTGCGCCGTGCACGTGGCCTTCCATGGCTGCCGCCAGGGCGCCAGCGTGATCGGCGCCACGTTCTACCAGGGCACGGGCTATAACGAGTTCGCGGACGCGAATGCGCTCATCGTGCTTTATCCGCAGGCCCACCCTTCGGAATCCATTCCCGCCAACCCGCGCGGCTGCTGGGACTTCTGGGGCTACTCCAGCGACGACCCGTCCAAGCCGAATTTCCACACCCGCGGCGGCGCGCAGATGTCGGCCGTCATGGCCATGATCGAACGCCTCGGCCAGCCCGCCGCGGCGCAACCCTGA
- a CDS encoding DUF2589 domain-containing protein — protein sequence MAILTSLEDMVRAIAGSIMNAQHMVEKAQLANIASFFDDSHKPTSIDIEVPAIHSGAAPDAHHLYRVPVISLVPHSSLVIGEAEIDLDVELGAFEHHERESVHEGIMDQLGRAAPAEKKAGLMVNPGNGGIAGKSGNAAHIKLKLVATEKSEGLARLLNDVVKTQGPVEAPAPGA from the coding sequence ATGGCTATCTTGACGAGTCTGGAAGACATGGTGCGGGCTATTGCGGGCTCGATCATGAATGCGCAGCACATGGTGGAAAAAGCGCAGCTGGCAAACATTGCGTCGTTCTTCGACGATTCGCACAAACCGACCAGCATCGATATCGAAGTGCCCGCCATCCACAGCGGCGCGGCGCCGGACGCGCATCACCTCTACCGCGTGCCGGTCATCTCGCTCGTTCCGCACAGCTCCCTCGTCATCGGCGAGGCCGAGATCGACCTGGACGTGGAGCTGGGCGCCTTCGAACACCACGAGCGCGAGAGCGTGCACGAAGGGATCATGGACCAGCTGGGCCGCGCCGCGCCCGCCGAGAAGAAGGCGGGCCTGATGGTCAATCCGGGCAACGGCGGCATCGCCGGGAAGAGCGGCAACGCCGCGCATATCAAGCTCAAGCTCGTGGCCACGGAAAAGTCCGAGGGCCTGGCGCGCCTGCTCAACGACGTGGTCAAGACCCAGGGACCGGTGGAAGCTCCGGCCCCGGGCGCTTAA
- a CDS encoding DUF2589 domain-containing protein, translated as MAGELVDMASQFKGLPMAELIGGPLTAACDAQVKLANATADFIKYVGFMPPAQGDAGGVGATRLAHFAFTRPVQDPSDPSKQIQENVSLDVPLLAIVKVPNLSITKVDITFDMEVKSSFASKESTDTSAKMSADASVGWGPFSLKVHVEGSVASHKENTRSSDNSAKYHVQVLAEDGGMPEGLARVLDILHTAIQPRVAPAAAADHQ; from the coding sequence ATGGCTGGCGAACTCGTAGATATGGCTTCGCAATTCAAGGGCCTGCCGATGGCAGAACTGATTGGCGGCCCCCTGACCGCCGCATGCGACGCCCAGGTCAAACTGGCGAACGCAACCGCCGACTTCATCAAATACGTCGGTTTCATGCCACCGGCCCAGGGCGACGCGGGCGGCGTCGGCGCCACCCGCCTGGCGCACTTCGCCTTCACCCGCCCCGTGCAGGACCCCAGCGATCCCAGCAAGCAGATCCAGGAGAACGTCTCCCTGGACGTGCCCCTGCTGGCGATCGTGAAGGTGCCGAACCTGTCGATCACCAAGGTGGACATCACCTTCGACATGGAAGTGAAGTCCTCCTTCGCTTCCAAGGAGTCGACCGACACCAGCGCCAAGATGTCGGCCGACGCCAGCGTGGGCTGGGGTCCTTTCAGCCTGAAGGTTCACGTCGAAGGCTCGGTGGCCTCCCACAAGGAAAACACCCGCAGCTCCGACAACAGCGCCAAGTACCACGTGCAGGTGCTGGCCGAGGACGGCGGCATGCCTGAAGGCCTGGCGCGCGTGCTCGACATCCTGCACACGGCGATCCAGCCGCGCGTGGCGCCTGCGGCCGCTGCCGACCACCAGTAA
- a CDS encoding glycoside hydrolase family 19 protein, which yields MNDITQQQLRTVLATPDADKRAAQWLSALQHCMQGCAIDTPLRQAAFLAQILVESSALGRLEESLNYSAPRLRQVWPQRFPTDEIAARYAHNAAALANYVYAGRMGNGDEHSGDGWRYRGRGLIQLTGRANYALFSKDMQVDALGDPDQLLQPAGAALSAGWFWRAKGLNELADQTGGADAANAFVQITKRINGGTIGLDERKAYWSRARQALGLPAV from the coding sequence ATGAACGACATCACGCAACAACAGCTGCGCACCGTGCTGGCCACGCCGGATGCCGACAAGCGCGCCGCCCAGTGGCTGAGCGCGCTCCAGCACTGCATGCAGGGCTGCGCCATCGATACGCCCTTGCGCCAGGCCGCCTTCCTGGCGCAGATCCTGGTCGAGTCCTCGGCCCTGGGCCGGCTGGAAGAATCGCTCAACTACTCGGCGCCGCGCCTGCGCCAGGTGTGGCCCCAGCGTTTCCCCACCGACGAGATCGCCGCGCGCTACGCGCACAACGCCGCAGCCCTGGCCAACTATGTGTACGCCGGACGCATGGGCAACGGCGACGAGCACAGCGGCGACGGCTGGCGCTACCGCGGCCGGGGCCTGATCCAGCTGACCGGCCGCGCCAACTATGCGCTGTTCTCGAAAGACATGCAGGTGGACGCGCTGGGCGATCCCGACCAGCTGCTGCAGCCCGCCGGCGCCGCCCTTTCCGCAGGCTGGTTCTGGCGCGCGAAAGGCCTGAACGAACTGGCCGACCAGACCGGCGGCGCGGACGCCGCCAACGCCTTCGTGCAGATCACCAAGCGCATCAACGGCGGCACCATCGGGCTGGACGAGCGCAAGGCCTATTGGTCGCGGGCCCGCCAGGCCCTCGGGCTGCCGGCCGTCTGA